The following are from one region of the Oncorhynchus nerka isolate Pitt River linkage group LG8, Oner_Uvic_2.0, whole genome shotgun sequence genome:
- the LOC115133037 gene encoding myosin-binding protein C, slow-type isoform X16, with amino-acid sequence MPEPTKKDETPNGEKVWSLGEGQAPEDLDKPVDTPPLSSLLIERPQGGSITVGGDISFVAKVEAQDLLRKPTIKWFKGKWMDLASKTGKHLQLKETFDRRTKIHTFEMHIIKAKDNYAGNYRCEVTYKDKFDSCSFDLEVKELEQSQSVDIRSAFKRSSEGHEDAGDLDFSGLLKHREPKQDETPEVDVWEILKSARPDQYEKIAFEYGITDLRGLLKRLKKTKKEEKKSEAFAKKLDPAYQADKGGKIRLVVDLADPTVELKWYKNGQEIRPTPNQRKFIFEQKGTQRILVINNCGLNDDAAYSVAAGEEKCTTELFVKELPVKITKEIEAVKTTVNERIELECEVSEEGAQVKWCKNGVEVPTGPRSRYRVKSEGLKHWLIIDDASKEDTGTFSLMASGGTSEAKIQVELKPLKIIQDLQDMTVLLGQPLKMHCEIFPGNVPGRWYRNGQLIQSNDRINILQRAKNHRLEIVNSTLHDAGDYTFVPEGYSQSLCAKIHIVDPPRVHLESLNFPDNTVTIVAGNKLRVEIPISGEPAPRVVWMKGERVILDSGHRVRAETFPDHTSLTIDIAEKEDTGNYKIVLQNEAGEAGASIKVKVVDIPDPPEVPLVTEVGGDWCSMTWEPPIYDGGSPILGYFIERKKKQSSRWMRLNFDLNKETTFEPKKMIEGVPYEVRVFAVNAIGVSKPSEPSKAFVPLAVTSEPTMLVVDDVTDTTVTMKWRPPDTIGAAGLDGYLVEYCIEGTDDWRVTNKELTEKTKYTITDLPPEAKILVRVRAINAAGASTPRTLQHSILVKEVIEPPKIRIPRHLKQTYTRKVGEAVNLVIPFMGKPRPKVSWLKEGQTVDPTQVTIRNTDCDSIIFIRKAERKHSGKYDMKVEVENHVDTAIVDIQIVDLPGPPQCVKIDEVWGGNVALDWTPPKDNGNAAITGYTIQKADKKTMEWYTCIEHYHRTCITITELVVGNEYYFRIYSENMVGLSEGATQTKDSALIVKEGMQLKNPEYIDHDFKEPPKFTQPLINTFAIAGYNATLNCSVRANPRPKVIWMKNKIAIIDDPRYRMFSNQGVCTLEIRKPSPYDGGMYSCKAINDLGDALVECKLEVKVPTQE; translated from the exons ATGCCAGAGCCCACAAAAAAAG ATGAGACACCCAATGGTGAAAAAG TGTGGTCTCTGGGAGAGGGACAGGCTCCAGAGGACCTTGACAAGCCCGTAGACACCCCACCGCTGTCCAGCCTGCTCATAGAAAGACCCCAGGGCGGATCCATCACTGTGG GTGGAGACATCTCCTTTGTTGCCAAGGTGGAGGCCCAAGACCTGCTCCGTAAACCCACCATCAAGTGGTTCAAAGGGAAATGGATGGACCTGGCCAGCAAGACCGGAAAGCACTTGCAACTGAAAGAAACCTTTGACCGACGCACCAAG ATTCATACATTTGAGATGCATATCATCAAGGCCAAAGACAACTATGCTGGAAACTACAGGTGTGAGGTCACCTACAAGGACAAATTTGACAGCTGCTCTTTTGACCTGGAAGTGAAAG AACTGGAACAGTCACAGAGTGTTGATATTCGATCAGCTTTCAAAAGAAG cagtGAAGGACACGAGGATGCAGGGGATCTTGACTTTAGTGGTCTTCTTAAACATAG GGAGCCCAAGCAGGATGAGACCCCCGAAGTGGACGTGTGGGAGATCCTGAAGTCGGCCAGGCCAGACCAGTACGAGAAGATCGCCTTTGAGTATGGCATAACAGACCTGCGGGGTCTGCTCAAGAGGTTGAAGAAGACcaagaaagaggagaagaagagtgaAG CGTTTGCCAAGAAGTTGGATCCAGCATACCAGGCTGACAAAGGAGGGAAGATCCGCTTAGTGGTGGATCTTGCAGACCCCACAGTAGAGCTGAAATGGTACAAGAACGGCCAGGAGATCCGTCCAACTCCAAA TCAAAGGAA GTTTATCTTTGAGCAAAAGGGCACACAGCGGATCCTGGTCATCAACAACTGCGGCCTGAATGATGATGCTGCTTATTCCGTAGCTGCGGGAGAAGAGAAGTGCACCACAGAGCTGTTTGTCAAAG AGTTACCAGTGAAGATTACTAAAGAGATTGAGGCGGTGAAAACGACAGTGAACGAGAGGATTGAGTTGGAGTGTGAAGTGTCTGAAGAAGGTGCTCAAGTAAAATG GTGTAAGAATGGCGTAGAGGTACCGACCGGGCCCCGGTCACGCTACCGTGTCAAGTCTGAGGGGCTGAAACACTGGCTAATCATTGACGATGCCTCAAAGGAGGACACTGGAACATTCTCCCTAATGGCCTCTGGGGGCACCTCTGAAGCCAAAATCCAGGTTGAAT TGAAGCCACTGAAGATTATTCAGGATTTGCAGGACATGACAGTGCTTTTGGGCCAGCCACTGAAGATGCACTGTGAGATCTTCCCTGGGAATGTTCCAGGTCGCTGGTACAGGAACGGACAGTTGATCCAGTCCAACGACCGCATCAACATCCTGCAAAGAGCCAA GAACCACCGATTAGAAATTGTGAACAGCACCCTTCACGATGCCGGGGATTATACCTTTGTGCCAGAGGGATACTCTCAGAGCCTCTGTGCCAAAATTCATATCGTTG ATCCTCCCAGGGTGCACCTGGAGAGCTTGAACTTCCCTGACAACACAGTGACCATTGTGGCAGGAAATAAACTCCGTGTGGAgatccccatcagtggagaaccAGCACCCAGAGTGGtgtggatgaagggagagagg GTAATCCTTGACTCTGGCCACCGTGTGCGAGCTGAAACCTTTCCGGATCACACCAGTCTTACCATCGACATCGCAGAGAAGGAAGACACAGGAAACTACAAGATAGTCCTGCAGAATGAGGCTGGGGAAGCAGGGGCTAGTATCAAAGTCAAGGTGGTGGATATCCCAGACCCTCCTGAAGTTCCCCTAGTCACGGAGGTGGGAGGAGACTGGTGCTCTATGACATGGGAACCCCCGATCTATGACGGAGGCTCACCCATCTTAG GCTACTTCATCGAAAGGAAGAAGAAGCAGAGTTCCAGATGGATGAGGCTGAACTTTGACCTGAACAAAGAGACCACATTTGAGCCTAAAAAGATGATTGAGGGTGTCCCATACGAGGTGCGCGTCTTTGCTGTGAATGCCATCGGTGTGTCCAAACCCAGCGAGCCATCCAAAGCCTTTGTGCCCCTGG CTGTGACCAGCGAGCCCACCATGCTGGTGGTGGATGATGTCACAGACACCACGGTGACCATGAAGTGGCGTCCCCCAGACACCATTGGAGCTGCAGGCTTAGACGGCTACCTGGTGGAGTATTGCATCGAAGGAA CTGATGACTGGAGAGTAACCAATAAGGAGCTGACAGAGAAGACTAAGTACACCATCACTGACCTCCCTCCAGAGGCTAAGATCCTGGTAAGGGTAAGGGCCATCAATGCTGCCGGCGCCAGCACTCCCAGAACACTTCAGCACTCTATCCTGGTCAAAGAGGTCATCG AACCACCTAAGATCCGCATCCCCCGTCACTTGAAGCAGACGTACACTCGTAAAGTCGGAGAAGCCGTCAATCTCGTTATTCCATTCATG GGAAAGCCCAGGCCAAAGGTGAGCTGGCTGAAGGAGGGTCAGACGGTGGACCCCACGCAGGTCACTATCCGCAACACAGACTGTGACAGCATCATCTTCATCCGCAAAGCAGAGAGGAAGCACTCTGGGAAGTACGATAtgaaggtggaggtggagaaccACGTGGACACGGCTATCGTAGACATCCAGATAGTAG ACCTCCCAGGGCCTCCACAGTGTGTGAAGATAGATGAGGTCTGGGGGGGAAACGTGGCTCTGGACTGGACCCCTCCAAAGGACAATGGCAACGCCGCCATTACAGGCTACACCATCCAGAAAGCAGACAAGAAGACCATG GAGTGGTACACGTGTATTGAGCACTACCACCGCACCTGCATCACCATCACCGAGCTGGTGGTGGGGAACGAGTACTACTTCAGAATCTACTCTGAGAACATGGTGGGTCTGAGCGAGGGTGCCACCCAGACCAAGGACAGCGCCCTCATTGTTAAAGAAG GCATGCAACTGAAGAACCCAGAGTACATCGACCACGACTTCAAAGAGCCTCCCAAGTTCACCCAGCCCCTCATCAACACCTTTGCCATCGCTGGTTACAATGCCACCCTCAACTGCAGCGTCCGTGCCAACCCACGG CCCAAAGTGATTTGGATGAAGAATAAGATAGCCATCATTGACGACCCGCGCTACCGCATGTTTAGCAACCAAGGGGTCTGCACCCTGGAGATCCGGAAACCCAGTCCCTACGACGGGGGCATGTACTCCTGCAAGGCCATTAATGACCTGGGTGATGCACTAGTGGAGTGTAAGCTGGAGGTTAAAG
- the LOC115133037 gene encoding myosin-binding protein C, slow-type isoform X17, whose amino-acid sequence MPEPTKKVWSLGEGQAPEDLDKPVDTPPLSSLLIERPQGGSITVGGDISFVAKVEAQDLLRKPTIKWFKGKWMDLASKTGKHLQLKETFDRRTKIHTFEMHIIKAKDNYAGNYRCEVTYKDKFDSCSFDLEVKELEQSQSVDIRSAFKRSSEGHEDAGDLDFSGLLKHREPKQDETPEVDVWEILKSARPDQYEKIAFEYGITDLRGLLKRLKKTKKEEKKSEAFAKKLDPAYQADKGGKIRLVVDLADPTVELKWYKNGQEIRPTPNQRKFIFEQKGTQRILVINNCGLNDDAAYSVAAGEEKCTTELFVKELPVKITKEIEAVKTTVNERIELECEVSEEGAQVKWCKNGVEVPTGPRSRYRVKSEGLKHWLIIDDASKEDTGTFSLMASGGTSEAKIQVELKPLKIIQDLQDMTVLLGQPLKMHCEIFPGNVPGRWYRNGQLIQSNDRINILQRAKNHRLEIVNSTLHDAGDYTFVPEGYSQSLCAKIHIVDPPRVHLESLNFPDNTVTIVAGNKLRVEIPISGEPAPRVVWMKGERVILDSGHRVRAETFPDHTSLTIDIAEKEDTGNYKIVLQNEAGEAGASIKVKVVDIPDPPEVPLVTEVGGDWCSMTWEPPIYDGGSPILGYFIERKKKQSSRWMRLNFDLNKETTFEPKKMIEGVPYEVRVFAVNAIGVSKPSEPSKAFVPLAVTSEPTMLVVDDVTDTTVTMKWRPPDTIGAAGLDGYLVEYCIEGTDDWRVTNKELTEKTKYTITDLPPEAKILVRVRAINAAGASTPRTLQHSILVKEVIEPPKIRIPRHLKQTYTRKVGEAVNLVIPFMGKPRPKVSWLKEGQTVDPTQVTIRNTDCDSIIFIRKAERKHSGKYDMKVEVENHVDTAIVDIQIVDLPGPPQCVKIDEVWGGNVALDWTPPKDNGNAAITGYTIQKADKKTMEWYTCIEHYHRTCITITELVVGNEYYFRIYSENMVGLSEGATQTKDSALIVKEGMQLKNPEYIDHDFKEPPKFTQPLINTFAIAGYNATLNCSVRANPRPKVIWMKNKIAIIDDPRYRMFSNQGVCTLEIRKPSPYDGGMYSCKAINDLGDALVECKLEVKVPTQE is encoded by the exons ATGCCAGAGCCCACAAAAAAAG TGTGGTCTCTGGGAGAGGGACAGGCTCCAGAGGACCTTGACAAGCCCGTAGACACCCCACCGCTGTCCAGCCTGCTCATAGAAAGACCCCAGGGCGGATCCATCACTGTGG GTGGAGACATCTCCTTTGTTGCCAAGGTGGAGGCCCAAGACCTGCTCCGTAAACCCACCATCAAGTGGTTCAAAGGGAAATGGATGGACCTGGCCAGCAAGACCGGAAAGCACTTGCAACTGAAAGAAACCTTTGACCGACGCACCAAG ATTCATACATTTGAGATGCATATCATCAAGGCCAAAGACAACTATGCTGGAAACTACAGGTGTGAGGTCACCTACAAGGACAAATTTGACAGCTGCTCTTTTGACCTGGAAGTGAAAG AACTGGAACAGTCACAGAGTGTTGATATTCGATCAGCTTTCAAAAGAAG cagtGAAGGACACGAGGATGCAGGGGATCTTGACTTTAGTGGTCTTCTTAAACATAG GGAGCCCAAGCAGGATGAGACCCCCGAAGTGGACGTGTGGGAGATCCTGAAGTCGGCCAGGCCAGACCAGTACGAGAAGATCGCCTTTGAGTATGGCATAACAGACCTGCGGGGTCTGCTCAAGAGGTTGAAGAAGACcaagaaagaggagaagaagagtgaAG CGTTTGCCAAGAAGTTGGATCCAGCATACCAGGCTGACAAAGGAGGGAAGATCCGCTTAGTGGTGGATCTTGCAGACCCCACAGTAGAGCTGAAATGGTACAAGAACGGCCAGGAGATCCGTCCAACTCCAAA TCAAAGGAA GTTTATCTTTGAGCAAAAGGGCACACAGCGGATCCTGGTCATCAACAACTGCGGCCTGAATGATGATGCTGCTTATTCCGTAGCTGCGGGAGAAGAGAAGTGCACCACAGAGCTGTTTGTCAAAG AGTTACCAGTGAAGATTACTAAAGAGATTGAGGCGGTGAAAACGACAGTGAACGAGAGGATTGAGTTGGAGTGTGAAGTGTCTGAAGAAGGTGCTCAAGTAAAATG GTGTAAGAATGGCGTAGAGGTACCGACCGGGCCCCGGTCACGCTACCGTGTCAAGTCTGAGGGGCTGAAACACTGGCTAATCATTGACGATGCCTCAAAGGAGGACACTGGAACATTCTCCCTAATGGCCTCTGGGGGCACCTCTGAAGCCAAAATCCAGGTTGAAT TGAAGCCACTGAAGATTATTCAGGATTTGCAGGACATGACAGTGCTTTTGGGCCAGCCACTGAAGATGCACTGTGAGATCTTCCCTGGGAATGTTCCAGGTCGCTGGTACAGGAACGGACAGTTGATCCAGTCCAACGACCGCATCAACATCCTGCAAAGAGCCAA GAACCACCGATTAGAAATTGTGAACAGCACCCTTCACGATGCCGGGGATTATACCTTTGTGCCAGAGGGATACTCTCAGAGCCTCTGTGCCAAAATTCATATCGTTG ATCCTCCCAGGGTGCACCTGGAGAGCTTGAACTTCCCTGACAACACAGTGACCATTGTGGCAGGAAATAAACTCCGTGTGGAgatccccatcagtggagaaccAGCACCCAGAGTGGtgtggatgaagggagagagg GTAATCCTTGACTCTGGCCACCGTGTGCGAGCTGAAACCTTTCCGGATCACACCAGTCTTACCATCGACATCGCAGAGAAGGAAGACACAGGAAACTACAAGATAGTCCTGCAGAATGAGGCTGGGGAAGCAGGGGCTAGTATCAAAGTCAAGGTGGTGGATATCCCAGACCCTCCTGAAGTTCCCCTAGTCACGGAGGTGGGAGGAGACTGGTGCTCTATGACATGGGAACCCCCGATCTATGACGGAGGCTCACCCATCTTAG GCTACTTCATCGAAAGGAAGAAGAAGCAGAGTTCCAGATGGATGAGGCTGAACTTTGACCTGAACAAAGAGACCACATTTGAGCCTAAAAAGATGATTGAGGGTGTCCCATACGAGGTGCGCGTCTTTGCTGTGAATGCCATCGGTGTGTCCAAACCCAGCGAGCCATCCAAAGCCTTTGTGCCCCTGG CTGTGACCAGCGAGCCCACCATGCTGGTGGTGGATGATGTCACAGACACCACGGTGACCATGAAGTGGCGTCCCCCAGACACCATTGGAGCTGCAGGCTTAGACGGCTACCTGGTGGAGTATTGCATCGAAGGAA CTGATGACTGGAGAGTAACCAATAAGGAGCTGACAGAGAAGACTAAGTACACCATCACTGACCTCCCTCCAGAGGCTAAGATCCTGGTAAGGGTAAGGGCCATCAATGCTGCCGGCGCCAGCACTCCCAGAACACTTCAGCACTCTATCCTGGTCAAAGAGGTCATCG AACCACCTAAGATCCGCATCCCCCGTCACTTGAAGCAGACGTACACTCGTAAAGTCGGAGAAGCCGTCAATCTCGTTATTCCATTCATG GGAAAGCCCAGGCCAAAGGTGAGCTGGCTGAAGGAGGGTCAGACGGTGGACCCCACGCAGGTCACTATCCGCAACACAGACTGTGACAGCATCATCTTCATCCGCAAAGCAGAGAGGAAGCACTCTGGGAAGTACGATAtgaaggtggaggtggagaaccACGTGGACACGGCTATCGTAGACATCCAGATAGTAG ACCTCCCAGGGCCTCCACAGTGTGTGAAGATAGATGAGGTCTGGGGGGGAAACGTGGCTCTGGACTGGACCCCTCCAAAGGACAATGGCAACGCCGCCATTACAGGCTACACCATCCAGAAAGCAGACAAGAAGACCATG GAGTGGTACACGTGTATTGAGCACTACCACCGCACCTGCATCACCATCACCGAGCTGGTGGTGGGGAACGAGTACTACTTCAGAATCTACTCTGAGAACATGGTGGGTCTGAGCGAGGGTGCCACCCAGACCAAGGACAGCGCCCTCATTGTTAAAGAAG GCATGCAACTGAAGAACCCAGAGTACATCGACCACGACTTCAAAGAGCCTCCCAAGTTCACCCAGCCCCTCATCAACACCTTTGCCATCGCTGGTTACAATGCCACCCTCAACTGCAGCGTCCGTGCCAACCCACGG CCCAAAGTGATTTGGATGAAGAATAAGATAGCCATCATTGACGACCCGCGCTACCGCATGTTTAGCAACCAAGGGGTCTGCACCCTGGAGATCCGGAAACCCAGTCCCTACGACGGGGGCATGTACTCCTGCAAGGCCATTAATGACCTGGGTGATGCACTAGTGGAGTGTAAGCTGGAGGTTAAAG